From the genome of Bacteroidota bacterium:
ACCACAACTTTATAAGTAGGATCCTCCATAACATTCACATCAATAATTTGTTCAGCATTCTTCAATAGCTTTTTACAATCAGGGCTTAAGTGTTTCAGATGGATTTTCTTTCCAACTTTTTGATAGCGTTCTGTAATTTTATTGAGTGCTTCAATAGCCGACATATCAACAACCCTGCTTTCCTCAAAATCAATTATAACCTCATCAGGATCATTTAATACATCAAACTTTTCATTAAATGTAGTTACCGAACCAAAAAACAATGGACCATAAATCTCGTAGTGTTTGATGCCATCTTCATCGATATGTTTTCTGGCTCTAATTCTTTTGGCACTATCCCATGCAAATACAAGTGCAGCGATAATGACACCAACAATTACCGCCAAGGCCAAATTATGAAGGAAAACGGTGACCAAGGTAACCATCACCATCACAAAAATATCAGATTTTGGCATTCTCCTGAATGAACCAAAACTGGCCCATTCAAAGGTGCCAATGGCAACCATGATCATCAAACCTGTGAGAGCAGCCATGGGCACTTTCTCAATGAAGCTTGAGCCGAACATAATAAACACAAGTAACATAACAGAAGCTACTATACCCGAAAGTCGGGCACGCGCACCATTGGAAACATTAATCAAACTCTGGCCAATCATGGCACAACCACCCATACCAGAAAACATCCCGGAAAGCATATTGGCAGCACCTTGAGCAACGGCTTCTTTATTACCTCTACCACGTGTTTCAGTTATTTCGTCTATAATACTAAGCGTTAATAAACTTTCGATTAATCCCACAGCAGCAATGATTCCAGCATAAGGTAAAATCACCAGTATATTATCAAACTTAAAAGGAACCTTAGGGAAATGAAAAGGAGGAAATCCTCCTTGAATGGAAGCGATATCACCTACGGTTTTTGTATCAATACCCCAAAATGCCACGATGCCAAATACAACCAATATGGCTGTTAAGGATGCAGGTATTGCTTTAGTAATTTTAGGTAATCCCCAAATAATAAGCATTGTTAGCAATACCAAACCGAGCAAAATATAAAGAGATGTTCCGTTTAACCAATTGCCTGAAACACCTTTGAATTGATCAAGTTGAGATATAAATATGATAATAGCGAGGCCATTTACAAATCCAAATATAACAGGAGTTGGCACCAAGCGAATAAGCTTACCTAATTTTAAAAAGCCAGCAGACATTTGAATAAAACCTGCCAGAATAACCGTTGCAAAAACATATTCTACACCATGCGATTTAGCCAAAGAAACAATAACAATAGCTATTGCACCGGTAGCACCAGATATCATACCGGGGCGTCCACCAAAAATAGACGTTACCAATCCCATCACAAATGCTGCATAAAGACCTGTCAAGGGCGAAAGTCCTGCAATAATTGCAAACGCAACTGCTTCAGGCACCAGAGCCAGAGCAACTGTAATTCCTGATAGAACTTCAATTTTGTAATCAACTTTTTGAGTTCTATCAAAAAGATTTAAATATTTTTTCATGCAGGAATATTGTTCGTGGAGCTTATTAGTAAAGAATGGGCATGTAACAACAAACAAGCCAAGTATTTAGAAAGTTGAATGTATTTACTTCCTACATTCAATTCTATTTTCTTAATCATAATTCATACTAGCGTATTATTCATAAAGGACTTCAAAAGTGATTGA
Proteins encoded in this window:
- a CDS encoding SulP family inorganic anion transporter, with translation MKKYLNLFDRTQKVDYKIEVLSGITVALALVPEAVAFAIIAGLSPLTGLYAAFVMGLVTSIFGGRPGMISGATGAIAIVIVSLAKSHGVEYVFATVILAGFIQMSAGFLKLGKLIRLVPTPVIFGFVNGLAIIIFISQLDQFKGVSGNWLNGTSLYILLGLVLLTMLIIWGLPKITKAIPASLTAILVVFGIVAFWGIDTKTVGDIASIQGGFPPFHFPKVPFKFDNILVILPYAGIIAAVGLIESLLTLSIIDEITETRGRGNKEAVAQGAANMLSGMFSGMGGCAMIGQSLINVSNGARARLSGIVASVMLLVFIMFGSSFIEKVPMAALTGLMIMVAIGTFEWASFGSFRRMPKSDIFVMVMVTLVTVFLHNLALAVIVGVIIAALVFAWDSAKRIRARKHIDEDGIKHYEIYGPLFFGSVTTFNEKFDVLNDPDEVIIDFEESRVVDMSAIEALNKITERYQKVGKKIHLKHLSPDCKKLLKNAEQIIDVNVMEDPTYKVVV